The window CGATGTTGCCCTTCTGCTCGACCCGGGTCGAGGACAGCAGTGCGGCCTGGCGCGGCGGCAGGGTCGTCGTGCGGCTTGATTCCTGCAACGGGAGCGTCGTCGCCATCTCAGTTCTCTCCCTCGTTCTGGGCGTCGGTCCCGGGCGCATTGCCCAGCCGGTCGTATTCGTCGGTGATGTCGCCCGTGTTGCCTTCGTCGCGCAGCTCTTGCAGATGCTGCTGGTACTCGTCGGCGCTGACCACCTTCACCTGGAAGAGCATGGCCGAGTGGTACTCACCGCACAGCTCGGCGCACTTGCCCTGGTACGTGCCCTCGCGGGTCGGGGTGAACGACCACGAGTTGTCCTTGCCGATGTACAGGTCTTTCTTGTACAGGAAGTCGATGATCCAGAACGAGTGGGCCACATCGCGCGACTGCAGATCGATGCGCACGCTCTCGTCCACCGGAAGGTAGAGGGTCGGCAGGGCGTCTTGATCCACGTTGCCGCCCGCGTCGGGCTGAGCCTGTGTGCCCATCGACCACACGGCGTCGGAGTTGTCTTCGGCCTCGCCGTTGTACTGGAAGTCCCATGACCACTGTTTGCCGATAGCGGTGACCGACACGTCGGGGTTCTCATCCTGTGTCTCGAGGATCGCCTGGTCGCGGGCGGTGAAGGCGAACATACCGGCCACCAGGATCAGCGGCACGACCGTGTAGAAGATCTCGATCGGCATGTTGTAGCGCAGCTGCACCGGCAGACCGGTCTGCCCCTTACGGCGGCGGTACGCGACCATCGCCCAGAGCATCAGGCCCCAGGTGAGGAAGCCGACGATCAGAAGCACGATCCAGGAGTTCGTCCACAGGCCGGCAACCATGTCGGTGTGGTTCGTGGCCGGCGGGGCGTCGGCATCCTCGAACCCGGGCAGAAACCCGTGGAGCTGGGTCGACGTGCAGCCCGCCAACGCGGCGGCCGCACCGGCGCCGAGCGGGAGGGCGAGCCAGCGGAGGCGACGTTTCGAGGGCACAGTGCACCTTTCCGGATCAACGAACTGACAGTGGCCAGTCTAGGGCAACCTCCCACCTGATTCTGGCCAATCGTCCAGGTGGAGGCCACGCGCCGCGGCGCGTCTGCGGCTCAGTGGAAGCTGTCGCCGCACGCGCAGCTGCCGGCTGCGTTGGGGTTGTCGATCGTGAAACCCTGCTGTGCGATCGTGTCTTGGAAGTCGATCGTGGCCCCGTCCAGATACGGGATGCTCATCTCGTCGACGATGACCTCGACGCCCCCGAAGTCGACGGCGTGGTCGCCGTCGAGGAAGCGCTCGTCGAAGTACAGCTGATAGATCAGCCCGGAGCATCCGCCCGGCTGCACGGCAACACGCAGGCGCAGGTCGTCGCGACCCTCCTGAGCCAACAGGCTCTTCACCTTGTCGGCGGCCGCATCGGTCAGCAGCACCCCGTGCTCGCGGACGGGCTGTTCGGTGGTCAGCGCTGTGTCGGTCATGGCTCTCCTGACGTGACTGAGGGTCGGATGCCACGAGTCTACGCCCGGGGCGGCCCGCGCGGACCGCGCCCGGCCGTGTCGTCAGAGTGTGCGCGTATCGAGGCGTTCCAGTAGCAGCGCCTCGGCGCTCAGAGCGTGGCGGAACGTGTCGAGGTGCAGGGATTCGTTCGGGCTGTGCGCACGGGCATGCGGGTCTTCGACCCCGGTGACCAGGATTTGCGCGGCCGGGAACTCGCGCACAAGGTCGGCGATGAACGGGATGGATCCCCCGACGCCCAGGTCGACCGGGGCAACGCCGTACCCGTCCGCCAGCGCGGCGCGGGCATCCTGCACGGCCCACCCCCCGGTGTCGACGAGGAATCCGTCGCCGCAGTCGACGTCGGTGAACTCGAGCTCGGCGCCGAACGGTGCGTGGGCGCGCAGGTGCGCGGCCAGCGCCTCATATGCTT is drawn from Microbacterium protaetiae and contains these coding sequences:
- a CDS encoding HesB/IscA family protein: MTDTALTTEQPVREHGVLLTDAAADKVKSLLAQEGRDDLRLRVAVQPGGCSGLIYQLYFDERFLDGDHAVDFGGVEVIVDEMSIPYLDGATIDFQDTIAQQGFTIDNPNAAGSCACGDSFH
- the coxB gene encoding cytochrome c oxidase subunit II, which produces MPSKRRLRWLALPLGAGAAAALAGCTSTQLHGFLPGFEDADAPPATNHTDMVAGLWTNSWIVLLIVGFLTWGLMLWAMVAYRRRKGQTGLPVQLRYNMPIEIFYTVVPLILVAGMFAFTARDQAILETQDENPDVSVTAIGKQWSWDFQYNGEAEDNSDAVWSMGTQAQPDAGGNVDQDALPTLYLPVDESVRIDLQSRDVAHSFWIIDFLYKKDLYIGKDNSWSFTPTREGTYQGKCAELCGEYHSAMLFQVKVVSADEYQQHLQELRDEGNTGDITDEYDRLGNAPGTDAQNEGEN